The following proteins are co-located in the Mesorhizobium australicum WSM2073 genome:
- a CDS encoding phospholipase D-like domain-containing protein, with amino-acid sequence MPDVVKVRAATNNEVAFLSWDLDGMIPGCLGFEIVRLYPDTGEERCLASWVPFKGQRNPRWIPQDTGVWPVQKTFWRDLTVRRRRDSIDVRPDGEMIAYRVRPVGDMKPGLDPVPVRPDQVVDGKPAYTGPARPLGYLGQGAVSSPIFLGQMFGKARVAFTNGVLSTQWMSHALAEAGIKVGQRDKIRAVLHDPTSKIRAYLHGDVPDVLTSLLKRAKAEGGTVRLALYELGDDELCDAIIAARDVVEVILSNSGRDDQTKAWDTGSAPYRKRLHDAGVVVTDRLFNNNHIGHNKFAVYRDTQGNPQAVMAGSTNWTSTGICGQSNNAFVRDDPAMAKVFDAYWERMKADVFPPPASESAAGHVAQTQGVPFRKENHMPNPLNGASAVLDGMTVWFSPNDPNRNKKDISVRPVDLQDVFARIKAAKRAVLFLVFNPSLLGENSIVDQAVAAAKADPNLIVQGAISDETAMPNYVAPTKDPVTHKSNKDGKSPFVYPEKVWEAPNVSIVRAANLTGTTIATDFQAEVLTVGHAIVHDKIVIIDPMEDNATVITGSHNLGYKASYENDENLVIVEGDKTFAAAYAVHMLDVFDHYKFRAWRRTIGKGPSDADGIAIDDKWLKPYADGKKGAIARYFP; translated from the coding sequence ATGCCTGACGTCGTCAAAGTGCGTGCCGCGACAAACAACGAAGTCGCGTTCCTTTCCTGGGATCTTGACGGGATGATCCCAGGCTGCCTCGGTTTCGAGATCGTGCGCCTCTATCCCGATACAGGCGAGGAGCGTTGCCTTGCGTCCTGGGTGCCCTTCAAGGGTCAGCGCAATCCCCGATGGATTCCTCAGGATACCGGTGTCTGGCCGGTGCAGAAGACATTCTGGCGCGATCTGACTGTCAGGCGCCGCCGCGACAGCATAGACGTCAGGCCGGACGGCGAGATGATCGCCTACCGCGTGCGTCCCGTTGGCGACATGAAGCCGGGTCTCGATCCCGTGCCGGTGCGCCCCGATCAGGTCGTCGACGGCAAACCCGCCTATACCGGACCGGCGCGACCCCTTGGCTATCTTGGGCAGGGCGCGGTCAGTTCGCCAATCTTCCTGGGCCAAATGTTCGGCAAGGCACGCGTTGCCTTCACCAACGGCGTGCTTTCGACGCAATGGATGTCGCATGCGCTGGCGGAAGCCGGTATCAAAGTCGGCCAGCGCGACAAGATCAGGGCGGTGCTGCATGACCCGACCAGCAAGATCCGGGCCTATCTGCATGGCGACGTGCCTGACGTGCTGACCAGCCTGTTGAAAAGGGCCAAGGCCGAAGGCGGCACCGTCAGGCTTGCGCTCTATGAGCTCGGCGACGACGAATTGTGCGATGCCATCATCGCAGCCAGGGATGTAGTCGAAGTCATCCTCTCCAATTCGGGCAGGGATGACCAGACCAAGGCCTGGGATACCGGCAGCGCACCCTACAGGAAGCGTTTGCACGATGCGGGCGTCGTGGTGACGGACCGCCTGTTCAACAACAACCATATCGGCCACAACAAGTTCGCCGTCTACCGCGACACCCAGGGCAATCCGCAAGCGGTTATGGCCGGCAGTACCAACTGGACGTCGACCGGCATATGCGGCCAGTCCAACAACGCTTTTGTCCGCGACGATCCGGCGATGGCGAAGGTGTTCGACGCCTATTGGGAACGCATGAAAGCCGATGTGTTTCCGCCACCGGCTTCGGAAAGTGCTGCCGGCCACGTCGCGCAGACGCAGGGCGTGCCGTTCCGCAAGGAGAACCACATGCCAAACCCGCTCAACGGCGCCTCGGCGGTGTTGGACGGCATGACGGTGTGGTTTTCGCCCAACGACCCGAACCGCAACAAGAAGGACATTTCGGTACGTCCGGTCGACCTCCAGGACGTCTTTGCCCGCATCAAAGCGGCGAAGCGGGCCGTACTGTTCCTGGTGTTCAACCCTTCGCTGCTCGGCGAAAATTCGATCGTAGACCAAGCGGTTGCGGCGGCGAAAGCCGATCCGAACCTCATCGTGCAGGGCGCGATCAGCGACGAAACGGCCATGCCCAACTATGTCGCTCCCACCAAGGATCCGGTCACCCACAAGTCGAACAAGGACGGCAAGTCGCCCTTTGTTTATCCGGAGAAGGTCTGGGAGGCCCCGAATGTCTCCATTGTACGGGCGGCGAACCTGACCGGGACCACGATCGCGACGGATTTCCAGGCCGAAGTGCTCACCGTCGGCCACGCGATCGTGCACGACAAGATTGTTATCATCGATCCGATGGAGGACAACGCCACCGTCATTACCGGCAGCCATAACCTCGGTTACAAGGCGTCCTACGAAAACGACGAGAATTTGGTCATCGTGGAAGGCGACAAGACCTTTGCCGCGGCCTATGCCGTGCACATGCTCGACGTCTTCGACCACTACAAGTTCCGGGCCTGGCGCAGGACGATCGGCAAGGGGCCTTCCGACGCTGACGGGATTGCCATCGACGACAAGTGGCTGAAGCCCTATGCGGACGGCAAGAAAGGCGCAATCGCCCGCTACTTC
- a CDS encoding trimethylamine methyltransferase family protein, which produces MTAALQPSEPALAPDRARRGGRAGKRAGGSAAFEQPAFRQLKNPLTPTKLVSEDELESIHLASLRVLREIGVDVLHDEARSIMKAHGADVREGSERVRFDSDMILELVSNCPSEFTIHARNPEHNVRFGGDNLIISMMASAPNCSDIDRGRRPGNQQDYRNFLRLAQMHNILNCTGGYPVEPTDIHPSVRHLECIRDLATLTDKVFHIYSLGKERNVDGIEITRIARGISHEQLLAEPSVFTIINTNSPLKLDVPMMEGIIQMSSKGQVVIVTPFTLSGAMAPVTIAGALVQQNAEALSGIAFAQMVRKGAPVGYGGFTSNVDMKSGSPAFGTPEYMKAQLVGGQLARRYNIPYRTSNTCAANTVDAQAAYESVFSLWGAVQGGGNLMMHAAGWLEGGLRCSYEKTILDIDLLQMVAEFLTPLDLSDEALGFDAIQSVGPGGHFFGTQHTQDRYKTAFYSPILSDWRNFETWAEAGSPTAMEKANKVWKERLASYDEPYMDPAIREELNAFVAKRTAEGGAPTDF; this is translated from the coding sequence ATGACCGCCGCCCTACAACCCTCAGAACCGGCATTGGCGCCCGACCGTGCCCGCCGCGGCGGTCGCGCCGGCAAGCGCGCCGGTGGCTCGGCCGCGTTCGAGCAGCCGGCTTTCCGCCAACTGAAAAATCCGCTGACGCCGACCAAGCTGGTGTCCGAGGACGAGCTGGAATCGATCCACCTCGCCTCCTTGCGGGTGTTGCGCGAGATTGGCGTAGACGTCCTGCATGACGAAGCCCGCAGCATCATGAAGGCTCACGGCGCCGACGTACGCGAGGGTTCGGAGCGCGTGCGCTTCGACAGCGACATGATCCTGGAGCTGGTGTCGAACTGCCCGTCCGAATTCACCATCCATGCCCGCAACCCCGAGCACAATGTCCGCTTTGGCGGTGACAATCTGATCATCTCGATGATGGCCTCGGCGCCCAATTGCTCCGACATCGATCGTGGCCGCCGGCCCGGCAACCAGCAGGATTATCGCAATTTCCTGCGGCTGGCGCAGATGCACAACATCCTGAATTGCACGGGCGGCTATCCGGTCGAGCCGACTGACATCCACCCGTCGGTGCGCCATCTCGAATGCATCCGCGACCTCGCCACGCTGACCGACAAGGTGTTCCACATCTATTCGCTCGGCAAGGAGCGCAATGTCGACGGCATCGAGATCACCCGCATCGCGCGCGGCATTAGCCATGAGCAATTGCTCGCGGAACCGTCCGTCTTCACCATCATCAACACCAATTCGCCGCTCAAGCTCGACGTGCCGATGATGGAAGGCATCATCCAGATGTCGAGCAAGGGCCAGGTCGTTATCGTCACGCCCTTCACCCTCTCGGGCGCCATGGCGCCCGTCACCATCGCCGGCGCGCTGGTGCAGCAGAATGCCGAGGCGCTGTCCGGCATTGCCTTCGCCCAGATGGTCAGGAAGGGGGCGCCGGTCGGCTATGGCGGCTTCACCTCCAATGTCGACATGAAGTCCGGTTCGCCGGCCTTCGGCACGCCCGAATACATGAAGGCACAGCTCGTCGGGGGCCAGCTCGCCCGCCGCTACAACATCCCCTACCGCACCTCCAACACCTGCGCCGCCAACACCGTCGATGCGCAGGCAGCCTATGAAAGCGTGTTCTCTCTGTGGGGCGCGGTGCAGGGCGGCGGCAACCTGATGATGCATGCGGCCGGCTGGCTGGAAGGCGGCCTGCGCTGCTCCTACGAGAAGACTATTCTGGATATCGACCTGTTGCAGATGGTGGCCGAATTCCTGACCCCGCTTGACCTTTCCGATGAAGCGCTCGGCTTCGACGCCATCCAGTCGGTCGGCCCCGGCGGCCACTTCTTCGGCACCCAGCACACGCAGGACCGCTACAAGACCGCGTTTTATTCGCCCATCCTTTCGGACTGGCGCAATTTCGAGACCTGGGCGGAAGCCGGCTCGCCAACGGCAATGGAAAAGGCCAACAAGGTGTGGAAGGAGCGGCTGGCCTCCTATGACGAGCCCTACATGGATCCCGCCATCCGCGAGGAGCTCAACGCCTTTGTTGCGAAGCGCACAGCCGAAGGCGGCGCGCCGACCGATTTTTGA